One region of Bacteroidota bacterium genomic DNA includes:
- the ftcD gene encoding glutamate formimidoyltransferase has product MKQLIECVPNFSEGRDLNIIRQITDQVESVEGVRLLNVDPGKATNRTVVTFVGEPGPVIEAAFRAIRKAAELIDMRKHKGEHPRMGATDVCPLIPISGISMEETVVYAKQLAEKVGKELSIPVYLYESAQSNPARKNLSVIRAGEYEGFAKKIKEPEWKPDFGPAEFPVGSGATVIGARDFLVAYNVNLNTTSVRRANSVAFDVRENGRKIKNDKGEEIVQPGTCKSVKAIGWFIDEYGIAQVSMNLTNISITPVHIAFDECVKSAYHRGMRVTGSELVGLIPLKAMLDAGAYFLKKQQRSTGVSEQELIKIAVKSMGLDELGPFKPEERIIEYLLKDPAEEKLVKMSLIDFANETASESPAPGGGSISAYVGALGVSLGTMVANLSSHKKGWDDQWEEFSEWAEKGQALKSALMKLVDEDTRSFNKIMAAFGLPKSNDEEKKIRSEAIESATRYATEIPYKVMELCYASMEVIKAMAEKGNPNSVTDAGVGGLCARSAVFGAFLNVRINSSGLKDKAFVEKILKDGQLIVDKTIVAEKEIMQIVDTKIK; this is encoded by the coding sequence ATGAAGCAACTAATCGAATGTGTTCCGAATTTTAGCGAAGGAAGAGATCTGAATATTATCCGTCAGATCACTGATCAGGTTGAAAGTGTTGAAGGCGTCCGTTTACTGAATGTTGATCCGGGAAAAGCGACAAACCGTACTGTTGTAACATTTGTTGGCGAACCCGGACCGGTCATTGAAGCCGCGTTCCGTGCAATACGAAAAGCTGCCGAATTGATTGACATGCGCAAACACAAAGGCGAACATCCCCGAATGGGTGCTACGGATGTTTGTCCTCTTATTCCGATCAGTGGAATTTCAATGGAAGAAACAGTTGTTTATGCAAAGCAACTTGCGGAAAAAGTTGGGAAGGAACTAAGCATTCCGGTGTACCTGTATGAATCCGCTCAATCCAATCCGGCCCGTAAAAACCTTTCCGTCATTCGTGCAGGAGAATATGAAGGCTTCGCAAAAAAAATCAAGGAGCCGGAATGGAAACCTGATTTCGGACCTGCTGAATTTCCGGTTGGTAGCGGAGCCACAGTGATTGGTGCCCGTGATTTTCTGGTTGCTTACAATGTAAATCTGAACACTACTTCTGTCAGACGCGCCAATTCTGTTGCTTTTGATGTACGTGAGAACGGACGTAAAATAAAAAATGATAAGGGCGAAGAAATTGTACAGCCCGGGACCTGCAAGTCAGTCAAGGCGATCGGATGGTTTATCGATGAATACGGTATCGCACAGGTGAGCATGAACCTTACCAACATTTCCATAACTCCGGTTCACATCGCCTTTGATGAATGTGTGAAAAGTGCCTATCATCGTGGTATGCGTGTTACAGGTTCGGAGCTCGTCGGCCTGATTCCTCTTAAAGCGATGCTGGATGCCGGCGCTTATTTTCTGAAGAAACAACAACGTTCAACCGGAGTCTCTGAACAGGAACTGATCAAAATCGCGGTGAAATCAATGGGACTGGATGAACTGGGCCCTTTCAAGCCGGAAGAAAGAATCATTGAATACCTATTGAAAGATCCTGCCGAAGAAAAGCTTGTAAAAATGTCGCTGATTGATTTCGCGAACGAAACAGCTTCTGAATCTCCCGCTCCCGGAGGTGGCTCTATCTCCGCTTATGTTGGAGCATTGGGTGTATCGCTTGGAACAATGGTTGCCAACCTCAGCTCACACAAAAAAGGCTGGGATGATCAATGGGAAGAGTTCTCTGAATGGGCTGAAAAAGGACAAGCATTGAAATCCGCCCTGATGAAACTGGTGGATGAGGATACTCGTTCTTTCAACAAAATTATGGCCGCTTTCGGGCTCCCAAAAAGTAATGACGAGGAGAAAAAGATCAGGTCGGAAGCCATAGAGTCCGCTACACGTTATGCGACAGAAATACCTTACAAAGTCATGGAACTTTGTTATGCTTCCATGGAAGTGATTAAAGCTATGGCGGAAAAAGGGAATCCAAATTCCGTCACAGATGCCGGCGTAGGCGGTTTGTGTGCCCGTTCAGCTGTTTTCGGGGCTTTTCTCAACGTTCGAATCAATTCTTCCGGCCTGAAAGACAAGGCTTTTGTGGAAAAAATCCTCAAAGACGGACAGCTGATAGTTGACAAGACCATAGTTGCAGAAAAAGAGATCATGCAGATTGTTGATACAAAAATCAAATGA
- a CDS encoding patatin-like phospholipase family protein, producing MWSRKAFNRLFFSFPIQLVVVLLKKNHILLLYWVILFGWITNSTSKTFGIPFLFLDPEYMGTVGFTSFFIMGFATGSFVMVYNISSYIVNGFRFPFIATLGRPFLKYTINNFIVPSLFVLTYLGNIFYFQLNNEYQSIWTVLVHLLGFITGMTLIIMVTLTYFFHSNKDIVHMFGVETSDADPNAPVAEHLLEMKEFKPKRKLFSARKKTYDKVWRVDTYLSTFSKVKLVRQTGHYTREMVESVFRQNHLNAAIVEIIVFGLFIIMGLFKDYSFFQIPAGASVLLIFSMFIMLSSAFRFWLKAWAGSVFILLIIVINALSRLGIFYPDNKAYGMEYTKNHATYSISRFNSLDDAITVQADYDSTLKILERWKEKFITDREKPKMIFVNCSGGGLRASIWAFRIMQVSDSLTNNEFSKSTQLITGASGGMIGAAYYRELLLQQRLGLLKKFNSKKSISNIGKDLLNPVAYSVTVSDLFFNIQKFQDGNTRFSKDRAYAFEKQLNENTGSVLNKRLTSYRQPEATGLIPMMVFSPTIVNDGRRLMISPQPISYLASHVKDSSFQFEPTIDEIEFRQLFREQAADNIKFTSVLRMNATFPYILPAVTLPSHPQIQVMDAGIRDNTGLKTSLKFLYVFRKWIEENTSGVIFVDVRDSHKARPIEEKPRMTFLENIITPLGNIYGNLLTIQDYNQDEAYEYAKSWFHAPFDFVIFELPTKEQDISLSWHLTTREKRLVENSVNLKDNLSAMDKLLGLLSRENKMNATPLLVEHADSTMESSENQ from the coding sequence ATGTGGTCGAGAAAAGCATTTAACCGTTTATTTTTTTCCTTCCCGATACAACTTGTGGTCGTTCTGCTAAAGAAAAACCACATCTTGTTATTGTATTGGGTGATTCTATTCGGTTGGATCACCAACAGCACTTCAAAAACCTTCGGTATCCCCTTTCTGTTCCTTGACCCTGAATACATGGGGACAGTTGGCTTTACTTCCTTTTTCATCATGGGATTTGCCACCGGAAGTTTTGTAATGGTTTACAATATTTCCAGTTACATCGTCAATGGATTCCGTTTCCCATTCATCGCGACATTAGGAAGACCATTTTTAAAATACACCATCAACAATTTTATTGTCCCTTCTCTTTTTGTACTCACCTATCTGGGAAACATTTTCTATTTCCAGCTGAATAATGAGTACCAGAGTATCTGGACAGTATTGGTACACCTTCTTGGCTTTATCACCGGGATGACCCTTATTATCATGGTCACCCTCACCTATTTCTTTCATTCGAACAAAGACATTGTTCACATGTTCGGAGTCGAAACTTCCGATGCTGATCCAAATGCACCGGTCGCGGAACATCTCCTGGAAATGAAAGAATTCAAACCCAAAAGAAAACTCTTCAGTGCAAGGAAGAAAACATACGATAAAGTCTGGCGGGTTGATACATATCTAAGCACATTCTCAAAAGTGAAGTTGGTGCGTCAAACCGGCCATTATACACGTGAAATGGTGGAATCTGTTTTTCGTCAGAACCACCTCAACGCTGCAATTGTCGAGATCATCGTCTTTGGCTTGTTTATCATCATGGGCTTGTTTAAGGACTATTCCTTCTTCCAGATTCCGGCGGGAGCAAGTGTATTGCTGATCTTTTCCATGTTCATCATGCTCAGCAGCGCTTTTCGTTTCTGGTTAAAAGCCTGGGCAGGTTCGGTTTTCATTTTACTAATCATTGTTATCAATGCTTTGTCTCGTCTGGGTATCTTCTACCCTGATAACAAAGCATACGGGATGGAATACACAAAGAATCACGCAACCTACAGCATCAGCCGTTTCAATTCTCTGGACGATGCGATTACGGTGCAGGCTGATTACGACAGTACCCTAAAAATTCTTGAACGCTGGAAGGAGAAATTCATTACAGACCGGGAGAAGCCTAAAATGATCTTTGTGAATTGCTCCGGTGGTGGTTTGCGAGCATCCATTTGGGCCTTTCGGATTATGCAGGTATCCGATAGTCTTACCAATAACGAATTCTCCAAGTCCACACAATTGATCACAGGAGCCTCCGGAGGAATGATCGGAGCAGCTTATTACAGGGAATTACTATTGCAACAGCGACTCGGACTACTGAAAAAATTCAATTCCAAAAAAAGCATCAGCAACATTGGTAAAGATCTCCTGAACCCTGTTGCCTACAGCGTCACGGTGAGTGATCTTTTCTTTAATATTCAGAAGTTCCAGGATGGCAATACAAGGTTCTCAAAGGATCGTGCTTATGCATTCGAAAAACAATTGAATGAAAATACAGGTTCAGTACTGAATAAAAGGCTTACCTCCTACAGACAACCGGAAGCTACCGGTCTGATTCCAATGATGGTTTTTTCTCCTACCATTGTCAACGACGGTCGACGGCTGATGATTTCTCCACAACCCATCAGTTACCTCGCAAGTCACGTAAAAGATTCTTCATTCCAGTTTGAACCCACCATCGATGAAATTGAGTTCCGTCAATTGTTCAGAGAACAAGCTGCCGACAACATCAAATTTACTTCAGTATTGAGAATGAATGCGACCTTCCCTTATATTCTTCCGGCTGTAACGCTTCCAAGTCATCCTCAAATCCAGGTTATGGATGCGGGAATACGTGACAATACAGGTCTGAAGACTTCGTTAAAATTCCTTTATGTATTTCGTAAATGGATTGAGGAAAATACCAGCGGAGTTATTTTCGTGGATGTCCGCGACTCCCATAAAGCTCGACCGATTGAGGAAAAACCCCGCATGACTTTTCTTGAAAATATTATTACGCCTCTTGGAAATATTTATGGGAATCTCTTGACCATTCAGGATTACAACCAGGATGAAGCGTATGAATACGCGAAATCCTGGTTTCATGCTCCTTTTGATTTTGTCATTTTTGAATTACCGACAAAAGAACAGGACATTTCACTTTCCTGGCATTTGACCACAAGAGAGAAACGACTCGTTGAGAACTCCGTAAATCTGAAGGACAACCTCAGCGCAATGGACAAATTACTGGGTCTGCTTTCCAGAGAAAACAAAATGAATGCTACTCCACTCCTTGTGGAACATGCTGATTCCACAATGGAGTCAAGCGAGAACCAGTAA
- a CDS encoding dehydrogenase E1 component subunit alpha/beta → MNYDRGHLSNEELINIYKEILKPRLIEEKMLVLLRQGKIAKWFSGIGQEAIAVGCGLALSPEEYILPMHRNLGVFTTRKIPLNRLFSQWQGKPGGFTKGRDRSFHFGTQEYKIIGMISHLGPQLGVADGIALANLIRNEKKVTAVFSGDGGSSEGDFHESLNVAAVWNLPVIFIIENNGYGLSTPSNEQFRMKQFIDKGIGYGMEAVQIDGNNILETFQTIKRLAESIRSNPRPVLLECLTFRMRGHEEASGTKYVPQELFDLWGKKDPVNNYENYLLKEKLIDESFISLIRKEIKSEIEKNLEIAFAENNPVPDTTVELNDIYDRREVPVIHPQSQAKSEKRYLDAITDGMRQAFRKFDNLVIMGQDIAEYGGVFKATQGFVEEFGKARVRNTPLCESAIVGAAQGLAINGMKAIVEMQFADFVTCGFNQIINNLAKTHYRWGQNVDVVVRMPTGAGVNAGPFHSQSNEAWFTHTPGLKVVYPAFPADAKGLIISAIEDPNPVMFFEHKALYRSITGDVPDDYYTTEIGKASLVREGTQVSIISYGLGVHWALDYLKEHPEISADLIDLRSLLPWDKNAVLASVKKTGRAIILHEDTITGGLGGEIAAEIAEHAFEFLDAPLIRSASLDTPVPMNLELELNFLPKKRFGEQLQALLKY, encoded by the coding sequence ATGAACTATGATCGTGGTCACCTCAGCAATGAGGAGTTGATCAATATTTATAAAGAAATCCTCAAACCCCGGCTGATTGAGGAGAAAATGCTCGTTTTGCTCCGCCAGGGAAAAATTGCCAAATGGTTTTCCGGAATAGGTCAGGAAGCCATTGCTGTTGGTTGCGGTCTGGCGCTCTCTCCGGAAGAATATATACTTCCCATGCACCGGAATCTTGGCGTTTTCACAACCCGTAAAATTCCATTAAACCGACTCTTTTCACAATGGCAGGGTAAACCCGGCGGTTTTACCAAAGGAAGAGACCGTTCCTTTCATTTCGGAACACAGGAATACAAAATCATCGGAATGATTTCTCATCTGGGGCCTCAACTTGGAGTCGCGGATGGTATTGCACTGGCAAACCTTATCAGGAATGAGAAGAAGGTAACTGCTGTGTTCTCGGGAGACGGCGGTTCGAGTGAAGGGGATTTTCATGAAAGTCTCAATGTGGCAGCAGTCTGGAATTTACCTGTGATCTTCATTATTGAAAATAACGGCTACGGACTTTCAACTCCTTCCAATGAGCAATTCCGGATGAAGCAGTTTATCGATAAAGGCATCGGTTATGGAATGGAAGCCGTTCAAATTGACGGAAACAATATCCTGGAGACATTTCAGACCATTAAACGACTCGCGGAGTCGATTCGATCAAATCCTCGTCCGGTCTTGCTTGAGTGTCTTACATTCAGAATGCGTGGCCATGAGGAAGCTTCAGGAACTAAGTATGTTCCTCAGGAATTATTCGATCTGTGGGGAAAGAAGGATCCGGTGAATAATTATGAGAATTATTTACTTAAAGAAAAGCTTATTGATGAGTCCTTTATTTCATTGATTCGTAAAGAAATAAAGTCAGAGATAGAGAAAAATCTTGAAATCGCTTTTGCAGAGAATAATCCAGTTCCGGACACCACTGTTGAACTGAATGATATATACGATCGCCGGGAAGTGCCCGTGATCCATCCTCAATCCCAAGCCAAATCCGAAAAAAGATACCTGGACGCAATCACAGACGGGATGCGTCAGGCTTTCCGGAAATTTGATAACCTGGTGATCATGGGTCAGGACATTGCCGAATATGGAGGTGTCTTCAAGGCCACTCAGGGATTTGTAGAAGAATTTGGAAAAGCAAGGGTCAGAAATACTCCGCTTTGTGAATCCGCTATCGTCGGTGCTGCACAAGGGCTTGCCATCAATGGTATGAAAGCAATTGTAGAAATGCAGTTCGCCGATTTCGTAACCTGCGGATTCAACCAGATCATCAACAATCTCGCAAAGACTCATTACCGCTGGGGTCAGAATGTGGATGTCGTCGTGCGGATGCCCACAGGCGCAGGAGTGAATGCAGGTCCTTTTCATTCCCAATCGAATGAAGCCTGGTTCACGCATACTCCCGGTTTAAAAGTGGTTTATCCGGCCTTTCCTGCAGATGCAAAAGGCTTGATCATTTCCGCTATCGAAGACCCGAATCCGGTCATGTTTTTTGAACACAAAGCGCTTTACAGGAGTATTACCGGAGATGTGCCTGACGATTACTATACAACTGAAATCGGGAAAGCAAGTCTTGTCAGAGAAGGGACTCAAGTGAGTATAATTTCCTATGGACTTGGAGTACATTGGGCACTTGACTATCTGAAGGAACACCCAGAGATTTCTGCCGACCTGATCGATCTTCGAAGTCTGTTGCCCTGGGATAAAAACGCGGTGCTCGCTTCTGTAAAGAAAACCGGAAGAGCCATCATACTCCATGAAGATACCATCACCGGTGGGCTGGGAGGAGAAATAGCCGCTGAAATCGCTGAACACGCGTTCGAATTTCTCGATGCACCATTGATCCGCAGTGCGAGTCTGGATACACCGGTTCCCATGAATCTTGAACTTGAACTTAATTTTTTACCCAAGAAAAGATTCGGTGAACAATTACAGGCTCTTTTGAAATACTGA
- a CDS encoding DUF5011 domain-containing protein: protein MKKQLFRISIGLFTLGVIFLTGCSKNEDTTAPSITLSGDQTMTVSLPATANGNSAYSEPGFSATDDEDGTITSSVTVSGTVDMNRKGSYTLTYTVADKAGNSTSVNRVVNVVNDAEVFGGNYNNSVDTGLVSPVSQFNAIVTVSDTVNNLVKINNFGAFGNTVNVWATINGTATGAAVSVASSQSLGVTAYISNVFSSECFVISGVSPTSFRIKFGWNDGANSDVSTSYYIR, encoded by the coding sequence ATGAAAAAACAACTCTTCCGCATTTCTATTGGACTTTTTACACTTGGCGTGATTTTCCTCACAGGCTGTTCTAAAAATGAAGACACAACCGCACCAAGCATTACGCTGAGTGGTGATCAGACCATGACAGTTTCTCTTCCGGCTACTGCAAATGGCAATTCCGCTTATTCTGAACCAGGATTTTCGGCTACTGACGATGAGGATGGTACTATCACTTCTTCAGTTACCGTGAGTGGTACAGTTGATATGAACCGTAAAGGATCTTATACACTTACTTATACCGTTGCTGATAAAGCCGGTAATTCAACTTCTGTTAACCGTGTTGTAAATGTGGTAAATGATGCTGAAGTTTTCGGTGGAAATTACAATAATTCTGTTGACACAGGTCTTGTTTCTCCGGTTAGTCAGTTCAATGCTATCGTTACAGTATCTGATACTGTTAACAACCTTGTGAAAATTAACAACTTCGGAGCTTTCGGTAATACAGTGAATGTTTGGGCTACTATTAATGGAACTGCAACCGGTGCTGCCGTTTCTGTGGCTTCAAGTCAGTCCCTTGGAGTAACTGCCTACATCTCAAATGTATTTTCAAGTGAATGCTTCGTGATTTCAGGTGTTAGCCCTACTTCTTTCCGAATTAAATTCGGCTGGAATGATGGCGCAAACAGTGATGTTTCTACGAGCTATTACATTCGCTAA
- a CDS encoding LTA synthase family protein: protein MTNKSNFLLLLQRIFILMLLFTISRFLFLIINFSYFHEAPSIDLVLSFFFGLRFDITAIVLCNLLFIFLHFFHFSFFYSKWYQRITAFVFYLVNIPLLLLNCIDLVLFRFAGKRATADVFKIMSFGEDFTNAVPKMILDFWYLALLFVLLVAFLVFCYKKVKLQTASGNSINNFFFRPWIKPLSYLVFAFLVFTGFRGGLQYRPINILTASQYGSGKITALVLNTPFSVIKSYGKGTLLEMHYFSAEEVEQISPVIHNPTPAVDFRSLNVVVIILESFGKEYIGNLNKKTGYTPFLDSLMDQSLVFENAYANGKRSIEGIPAILSGIPALMQEPYITSAYAGNTVTSLASNLNDKGYTTEFFHGGTNGTMGFDNFVKMSGFKRYFGRKEYNNDADFDGSWGIYDEPFLDRVVNECSRMKQPFLSAVFTISSHHPYKIPAALEHGFAKGSLPIHQSIRYADYSLRKFFEAASTQTWYQNTLFVITADHTALSEEQFYQNRVGMYAIPLLFFRPDGSLKGRSMRTTQQIDILPSVMDYLNYDKSYFAFGSSVFDSSSTGFAINFINENYQLIEGNYSLVLDTLSENKLYNFTADSSLSTNRITSDTVIGLQMQQKLKAIIQQFNHAMVMNKMDALKSGK from the coding sequence ATGACCAACAAGAGCAATTTTCTGCTCCTCCTGCAAAGGATTTTTATTTTGATGCTCCTGTTCACCATTAGCAGGTTCTTGTTTCTCATCATTAACTTCTCTTACTTCCACGAAGCTCCTTCAATAGATCTTGTACTATCCTTCTTCTTCGGACTCCGTTTCGACATCACCGCTATAGTTCTTTGCAATCTGCTATTCATCTTTCTTCACTTTTTTCACTTCTCCTTCTTTTATTCCAAATGGTACCAGCGTATCACAGCATTCGTTTTTTACCTTGTAAATATCCCTCTGCTCCTGCTCAATTGCATTGATTTGGTTCTCTTTCGCTTTGCTGGTAAACGAGCCACAGCAGATGTTTTTAAGATCATGAGTTTTGGCGAGGATTTCACCAATGCCGTACCAAAGATGATTCTGGATTTCTGGTACCTGGCCTTGTTGTTTGTACTCCTCGTTGCTTTCCTGGTGTTCTGTTATAAAAAAGTGAAGTTGCAAACAGCTTCCGGCAACAGTATCAACAACTTCTTTTTTCGCCCCTGGATAAAGCCTCTCTCCTATCTTGTTTTTGCTTTTCTGGTCTTTACTGGATTCCGTGGTGGACTTCAGTACAGACCGATCAATATACTCACAGCTTCACAATATGGGAGCGGAAAAATCACCGCGCTTGTTTTGAATACTCCCTTTTCTGTGATTAAATCCTATGGAAAAGGCACACTTCTGGAAATGCATTATTTCTCCGCTGAAGAAGTTGAACAAATATCTCCTGTAATTCACAATCCAACACCTGCTGTTGATTTTCGATCTCTGAATGTGGTGGTGATTATTCTTGAGAGTTTTGGAAAAGAATATATCGGTAATTTGAACAAGAAGACCGGCTACACTCCATTCCTGGATTCACTTATGGATCAAAGTCTGGTTTTTGAAAATGCTTACGCGAATGGAAAAAGATCGATTGAAGGTATTCCTGCCATACTTTCCGGAATTCCGGCATTGATGCAGGAACCCTATATCACATCCGCCTATGCAGGGAATACTGTCACCAGCCTTGCTTCCAATTTAAATGACAAAGGTTACACTACGGAGTTTTTTCATGGTGGTACCAATGGCACCATGGGCTTTGATAATTTCGTAAAGATGTCAGGATTCAAAAGGTATTTTGGACGCAAAGAATACAACAATGACGCGGATTTTGACGGTAGTTGGGGAATCTATGATGAACCGTTTCTCGACCGTGTCGTGAATGAATGTTCCCGAATGAAACAACCATTTTTATCCGCTGTATTTACTATTTCTTCTCATCACCCTTATAAAATTCCTGCAGCCCTCGAACACGGATTTGCAAAGGGAAGCCTCCCGATTCACCAAAGTATCCGCTATGCGGATTATTCACTCCGGAAATTTTTCGAAGCAGCTTCCACTCAGACCTGGTATCAGAATACACTCTTTGTCATCACCGCCGATCACACGGCTTTGAGTGAAGAACAGTTTTATCAGAACCGTGTGGGCATGTACGCCATTCCATTGTTGTTTTTCCGCCCGGATGGCTCCCTCAAAGGGCGGTCCATGCGAACAACACAGCAAATTGATATCCTTCCAAGTGTCATGGATTACCTAAACTACGATAAAAGTTATTTTGCTTTTGGCTCCAGTGTATTTGATTCCTCATCCACCGGTTTTGCCATCAATTTTATCAATGAAAATTATCAACTGATCGAAGGGAATTACAGTCTGGTGCTGGATACCCTTTCTGAAAATAAATTGTATAATTTTACAGCAGACAGCTCGCTCTCCACCAATCGGATCACTTCTGATACGGTTATCGGATTGCAAATGCAACAGAAATTAAAAGCCATTATCCAGCAGTTCAACCATGCCATGGTGATGAACAAAATGGATGCCCTCAAGTCAGGTAAATAA